The Candidatus Mycosynbacter amalyticus genome contains the following window.
AGAGCTCAAAGCTGACACTGATGTGCCGGCTCAGGGTCTGGTCATCGAAGCACATATGGAGACGGGTAAGGGATCAGTCGTAAGCTTGCTTATCGAGCAAGGTGAGCTCAAGCCAAGCCATTTCATCGTGGCGGGTACGAGCTATGGCAAGGTTCGCACACTGCTTGATTTCAAGGGCGATGCACTGAAAGATGCCGGCCCATCAACACCTGTGACTGTTACGGGATTCAAAGAGCTGCCGCAGTTTGGCGATACGTTCCGTGTGGTCAAAAATGAGAAGTTGGCTCGCACCGCCACTGCCGAAGCTCGCTTGGAGCGGGAGAAAGCTGCTGCAAGCACCAATGTCACAGGTGCCGATCTGCTTAAGATGATGAACCAAGAGCGCGAAGCCGAGACCTTCAACGTGATTGTGAAGGCCGATGTGCAAGGTTCGCTCACTTCTGTGATGGATAGCCTACGTTTGGTGGATACCGGTGGTGCTGTCACGCTGCGTATTATCGGCAGCGGCGTTGGTAACATCTCCGAAAATGACGTTCGCCTCGCAGCTGACGAGCGTACTGTGATCTACGGTTTTAATGTTGATTTGCCACCTGCTGTCAAACAGCTGGCGGCCCGCGACAAAGTGCAGATTCGCCTCTATAAAGTCATCTACGAGCTACTCGATAATGCTCGCGAAAGCATGGAATCACTTCTGGCGCCAGAAGTTGTCGAAACGCAGCTTGCTACGCTTGATGTAAAGGGCGTCTTCCGTACGACGAAAGACGAAATCATTGCCGGTGGTGAGGTAACAAGTGGTAAAGTGTCTGCGGGTGCCCTAGTGCGCGCCACTCGCGGAGATGAGGTAGTAGCCGAAATGGAGCTGACAAAAGTGCAGAAGCAGCAACAAGAGGTCAAGGAAGCCTACGAAGGTGATATGTGTGGCCTTAGCCTCAAGACGACCAAGAAGGTGTTGCTCGAAGAGGGCGACAAACTCGAATTCTTCACTCGCGAACTCGTCAAACGTACACTTGGCTAGGCATAAAGTTGGTAAAACACCGTAGCTCATATATAATGGGCGTAAAGAACGTATACATAAGGAGACGCTATGTTTCAACTAGATGATAAATTTTTGCAAGACGTAGGCCTGGCCGGACTCCCAGCAGATCAGAAGCAGGCGTTTCTGGAGCAAGTGTATGCATCACTC
Protein-coding sequences here:
- the infB gene encoding translation initiation factor IF-2 — its product is MQEKIVTIGDSITVGELAETLHLPVTTLIGELFKNGIAATINQRIDFETATIIVEELGIDAQLERKAGGEDEAPQRVAYQVSERASERPPIVAVMGHVDHGKTSLLDAILDKKTAEGEAGGITQHISAYQTVKNGRAITLLDTPGHEAFAALRQHGAVLTDVVIIVVAADDGVKPQTIEAIRFARNANARIIVAINKMDKETANPQLVKTQLASEHSLNPEEWGGDTIMVEVSAKTGQGLDKLLDNVLLIADMEELKADTDVPAQGLVIEAHMETGKGSVVSLLIEQGELKPSHFIVAGTSYGKVRTLLDFKGDALKDAGPSTPVTVTGFKELPQFGDTFRVVKNEKLARTATAEARLEREKAAASTNVTGADLLKMMNQEREAETFNVIVKADVQGSLTSVMDSLRLVDTGGAVTLRIIGSGVGNISENDVRLAADERTVIYGFNVDLPPAVKQLAARDKVQIRLYKVIYELLDNARESMESLLAPEVVETQLATLDVKGVFRTTKDEIIAGGEVTSGKVSAGALVRATRGDEVVAEMELTKVQKQQQEVKEAYEGDMCGLSLKTTKKVLLEEGDKLEFFTRELVKRTLG